The genomic segment tgcttccttcaaattttcctagcattattgttttttccagtgacgcttgtctcATGTGACTcaagtacagtagcctcagtttactAATTtaagctcaggggtccccaatgacacctttcctggtgctcactaagtatttttagaaagcagTTGGGGTCAGCTGcggcttttgtccagcagggtttctgattggacattggagatttgattggcagtgcagattttttaaaatgttgttttggcagcggTGGCCACCCCAGCACAAGGTTTTTCACTGAGTGACTGAAAGCAAGCTGCATTTCTCATTTTGTGGCCGGCTCAGCTTCCTGTGGCAGATATtgtctggcagccattttgtgactgcgcccaccatgctgggtcagaattccTAAGGTGTCCatgggctgaaaaaggttgggaacccctgttttagcttctagggagagttcaggtttgatttgatctagaacccactgatttgtcttttttggtggtccacagtatctgtaaaactctcctccaacaccacatttcaaaggaaattactttcttcctgtcagcttccttcattgtccaaccttcacacccatacatagtaatagggaatactgtggcatgaattaacttgatcttggtcgccagtgacacatccttacacttaaaaaatatactctagctccttcatggcagttctttccagtctcaatctccttctaatttcttggtttCAAATACTGatgaacagcatttaaaatacaaatacaaatatttgtattatatataatatttaaaacagtatatataatatttaaaacagttaaagaAAACACATAGAAACACACAAAGATGGAGGAGGGCTAagaagagttagtgagggaataGAAAGCAAAAAACataaaagcataagaacataagaagaaaagccatgctggatcagaccaaagcccatcaagtccagcaatccgttcacacagtggcgaaccagatgcttctaggaaATCCACAAGCAAGACCatcacagcagcattatcctttctgtgttccacagcaccttagaatcatggaatcataagagttggaagggatcaccagggtcatctagtccaaccccctgcacaatgtaggaaattcacaactactttcccccacacacacccctactataataggcatgctcctctgatcctggagagaataggtatgcattgtgactagtattcattttgactagtagtcttatcctccatgaacatgtcctctcccctcttaaagcctttccctGCTGCCGTAAAGCAATGACAGAGGGAGCCAGCCAACTTGCCCCAAGAAGGGAGTTCCCTTACgagatcagtttttttttttttttgctgttctaGGCGATAACGCATGGGAGTGTGAACATGAGGGAGAGCGAAGCAGGGCCTCATCAGAAACGGCAGAGTGTGAAGAGACGGAAGAGAGTGTTGGGGATCCAGAGGGACCGGAGAGTCGAGAAACAAAGCGACTGATggagaaatggaagaaaaagcCTGTTACTGATGACAGTGGCAACCCCCAGCCAAAAAAACACAAAGGGAAAAGATGGATTAAATGTCCTGCCTGTGGGAAACTCTTCTGCCGTCAAACCAGCTTTAATGTTCACTGGagagttcacacaggggagaaaacaAACATGAGCTTGACCTTTGGGAAGAGCTTTAGCTGGAGCATAAACCTTACATCGCATCAGCGGGTTCAAACAGGGGAGAAGCTGTATCAGTGCCCAAACTGTGACAAGAGCTTTTCTGATCTGCCGAGGCTTAAAaggcatcagagaatccacaccggggagaagcccTATAAATGTTCATACTGCGGAAAGACTTTCAGCCAGAGGCACCATTGCTCTTCCCATGAGCgaatccacacgggagagaagccgTACCACTGTGCAGACTGCAGCAAGAGCTTTTGTACGAAATCAAGCCTTAACGCGCATCGGAGAATCCACACCGGGGAGAAACcgcataaatgcctggagtgcgggaagagcttcagtaAAAGCACCAACCTGACTTCGCACAAGAGgctccacacaggagagaagccctaCAAATGCTTGGTGTGTGGAAGGAGCTTCAGCCGGAGTGAACATCTCACCTCGCACCAGAGAATCCATACGGGGGAGAAACCGTACATCTGCTCCTACTGTAGCAAGAACTTTTGCAGTAAATCCAGCCTGAAGGcgcatcagagaatccacacaggggagaagccatacaaatgtttGGAGTGCGGAAAGTGCTTCCGGTGGAGCACCTACCTTGCTTCGCATCAAGAAATCCACAAAGGGGAGAAACCGTACAAATGTTCAGAATGTGGGAAAGACGCCCACCTTACTTCTCATCAAGACATCCTTTCTGAGTAGAAGCCATGTGAAGGCAGTCTGAGCGTTCAAGCCTTATTAACTGAAAGATGGAGAAATCGCTCAAAACGTGATGAAACATTCAGTCGATGAGCGCTCTGTGCTCTGCATATCAGAACACTTAATCGTGAGCAACAAATGTGTAGATGGTTTTAGGGTGGGGAAAGATGTCGGATCCTGACCACATTTTGAGATGCCCATCTTGCCGCCTGCCTAATTATGCACAGGTCATATGTGTTGTCTTCCAAACACTGGGTGACCTCCCAGTTCTTGCCAAGATAAAGCAGCTTGTGTGGCTGCCGTTGCAGTGGAAGGCTTGGTTAGAAATATTTTCATTATTCCCATTGTTCAGTGTTAATGCCAACCTTATTGGCTGTTTTTAATTTGGTACTAAGCTccgctcatgacttgagttcagtcccgacaggtcagtttcaggtagccagctcaaggtactttgctgggggtaaagtggagatgactggggaaggcaatggcaaaccaccccataaacatagtctgcctagtaaacatcatgatgtgatgtcaccccaggggtcagtaaGGACTCGGTGCTTGGACAAAGGACTTGGTTTTCCTTACCTAAGAGGTCAGTGGAGGAAAAGTGGCATGgtatatcctgatctcatcagatcttgaaaactaagGGGTCGGTATTGGATGGGAGctcaggggaaggcaatggcaaatcacctctgcttctcacttgcctcgaaagctcATTGCTGGGAATGCCATgtatcagttgtgacttgagagCATATACATACATAAGAGATCAGTTATGTACGAGGTTAGCAAAATGTTTCCTCTGCTTGCTGAGACACCTCTGTGCTTTCTTCGTTGTTACCAATAGTCGTTTTCAGAGGGAGTAGTATTTATTCCCTATGTGCTGTTGCAAATGGTGTGGTTCTTTGCCTTGCAGATACGCCTTCTCGGACACTTGAAATTCTAAAACAATAAAAGTCATATCACATttctcaaaaggtgcattcttTATTTGATCCTAACCTGTAAAGCAGGGAAGAGTCAACTAAGACATAATGGGTTCTATCCAACCCTGAAACTATTTGTCCAGTCCAGGGCTGAAATATGTTGAATCCCACCTCGAGAGCAGGGAATGGGCAACTACCAAGAAGTAATGGGTTGCATCCAACCCTGAGACTATTTGTCTAGCCGGGTACAAAATTCCCAGGGCCTGAGGTACTCTGGGGGTCCACCTGCCTCATTTTTCTGCCATGCGTGAGGGAACAGCTGAGTCAGCACAATTGCCTAATGTTGTCGGAAAAATCTTGGGACTTTTGAAGCTTTTCTAGTACTTCTTAATCATATTCCTTAACCCTTTGCTGGACCCAAAGTCAAACCAACTGCTTTTTTACAGCAAAAGAGCTCTTGCTGTCTTTTATAGAGAATCTGGATCTCTAGAGAGGCTTTTTCCTAATCTTCTCCTTTAAACATGGGTAGGGTCCTTCCCTCTTTTTGCCAAAGTACATGTGTAAGaagtctccttttccttctctgttTTGGCATTTTGATAGGGAGTAAGGAAGGAAGGCCCCTGTCCTGGaggacccaggctagcctgatttcatcagatctcagaagcaaagcaggatctgccctggctagtatttggatgggagatctccaaggaataccagggtcatgaaactgaggcaggcaacggcaaacaatctctgaatgtctcttgccttgaaaacccaatggggtcaccttaggtctgctgcaacttgacggcactttgcaccaccAAGAAAGGAGGTGTAAATCCTACTGAAGTCGGTGGGCTTATTTAATGTTTCTCACTGTTTGCTGACCCCttgccctttcttccttcttaatAGTGTGCAATGGGAGCCTTAGAAGGAAtcttggggtttggggtggggagggacttcagcagggtacaatgccatagagtccaccctccaaagcgtccattttctccagtggaatagATGCCTGTCATTttgagatagggatgccaacctccaggtgggacctggggattccctggaattacagctcatctccaaacagAGAGCAgttagtctggagaaaatggatgctttggagggtggactctatggcattgtaccccactgaggtccctgccctcccgattctccatctccaaatctctaggagtttcccaacctggatctggatcCCAACCTACCCTTCCatccccccgctggtggccatgggggacctagcaaccctatttggagatcagttgggattcttggagatcagttgggatTCCGGGAGATCCCCCGGCCCCACCcggatgttggcaaccccatatcatgcttccccaccaccaccctactTTGAGAGAGATTTGTACATTGTTATATCTCGGAGAGTCACGAATTTGGTGATGTTACCTTATTGTATAGTTATTTTAACACAACCCCTCAAGGAAAAAGCCTTTGCTTTAGTTTCACATTTCACTTGTTACATTGGCTGAGGCTGGTTGTGGCCTAGCGGGGTCCAGATCTAATAAAATTCTATTCTGTTTTGGTACCAGGTGCTGTGGAGTTATTACATCCATGTACCTCCTCTTCAGCCTCATTCGTTTTTCGTCTCCAGCTCTGTGTACACTGAAATCCAACTTTCTATCTAGTGTAGTGGTAGGCATGAGTATCATAGCTTCAGTGGtggctgaaacaggaaagaagagttggtttttatatgatgactttctctatcacttaaggcagaatcaaaccagcttataatcaccttcccttcacctccccataacaaataccctgtgaggtagatggggctga from the Euleptes europaea isolate rEulEur1 chromosome 1, rEulEur1.hap1, whole genome shotgun sequence genome contains:
- the LOC130487052 gene encoding zinc finger and SCAN domain-containing protein 30-like gives rise to the protein MLQVQQESYGLGIQILGKPQNMATEQETSLQIPMDLEQRRQPGFKREGPDAAGLNLGEELGCLRRAPLVTQGESIRGLVQRRPEGQVKQEPGEGSLQQWEVQWQEFLKTVESPHTGWRLPQLLGEPTPWEDTKAFLTSFEQVAEACRWPKDEWVTRLLPALSGEAEQAFSTLEARDREDYGKVKAAILRWDTLTRERWRQHFRHFRYQEAEGPRGLYSRLQELCHQWLKVERHSKEQIMELLVLEQLLTVLPPEIQNWVRQHGPESCSQAVALAEEFLQLQREAEERPEQQEQTPTVADPLSESEQAPFDAGTRQLCGEAKQEVDEGDTSSHTEQLGDNAWECEHEGERSRASSETAECEETEESVGDPEGPESRETKRLMEKWKKKPVTDDSGNPQPKKHKGKRWIKCPACGKLFCRQTSFNVHWRVHTGEKTNMSLTFGKSFSWSINLTSHQRVQTGEKLYQCPNCDKSFSDLPRLKRHQRIHTGEKPYKCSYCGKTFSQRHHCSSHERIHTGEKPYHCADCSKSFCTKSSLNAHRRIHTGEKPHKCLECGKSFSKSTNLTSHKRLHTGEKPYKCLVCGRSFSRSEHLTSHQRIHTGEKPYICSYCSKNFCSKSSLKAHQRIHTGEKPYKCLECGKCFRWSTYLASHQEIHKGEKPYKCSECGKDAHLTSHQDILSE